The DNA segment tatatgtaaatgtatatatatatatatatgtatatatatatatatatatatatatacatatatatatatatatacatatatatatatatatatatatatatatatacatatatatatatatacatatatatatatatacatatatatatatacatatatatatatgtatatatatatatatatatatatacatatatatatatatatatacatatatatatatatgtatatatatatatgtatatgtatatatacatatatatatacatatacatatacatatatatatatgtatatatatatatatatctatatatatatatatatatatatatatatatatatatatatatctatatatatatatatatacatatatatatatacatacatatatatatatatatatatatatacatacatatatatatatatatacatatatatatatacatacatatctatatatatatatatatatatatatacatatatatatatatgtatatatatatatatatatatatgtatatatatatatatatacatatatatatatatatatatatacatatatatatatacatacatatatatatatatatatacatatatatatatacatatatatatatatatatatatatatgtatatatatatatatgtatatatatatatgtatatatatatatgtatatatatatatatatgtatatatatatatgtatatatatatatatgtatatatatatatgtatatatatatatataggtatatatatatatgtgtatatatatatatatatatacataaatatatatatacatatatatatatatatatatgtatatatatatatatatatatgtatatatatatatgtatatatatgtatatatatatatatatatatatatatatatgtatatatatatatatatatatactcacacatatacatacatatatatatacatatacatctatatctatatctatatatatatatatatatatatatatatatatatatatatatatatgtatatatgtatatatatatgtatatatgtattatatatttgtatatgtatatatatgtgtatatatatatatatatttatatgtatatgtatatgtatatatatgtgtgtatatatatacatatatatatacatacatatatagacatatatagacatatatatacatatacatatacatatacatatacatatacatatatacttatatatatatatatacatatatattaataataataataattacataaaTAAGTGACTGAAAATATAATGATTTTCTGCATAAATTGTGCTTGTTaagatcttttttttatttggaaATAAGAGGGAAACAAAATTTGAAGTTTCTCTTCCACCAATTAATCAAGTACAAAAGTGAGAGAGACTAAAATTAAAATTTCTTTCTTTCTGGTCATGAATTATCATAAATTTCATgtggagaagagaagggaatgGAACATTTTATGTCCCCTTTTCGCTTTTATTAGTCAGGTATCTTATAGCAAAATAATCATTAAATTGGAGAGAGAGTAACAGAAAATATATGGCTATCCCATTTGATTTGTCTATCAATCCCTTGGCAAAACTTGCTATATGTTGTCATCTTGTAGCTTCTCTCGCTGCTCTAAACACCAGCATCTCTAAATCATTGAACCAATCACTGTATCGTTACATTTGTCTGGCCACCTCTCTCGTTATTTGTCTAATCCTTTGTTTCCAATGTGCCGCTCTCAGGAAGAGAGCTACGTGTCAGGCCACAAACGTAATAGGACGCCACGTTGAAGATGTTTTACAGTCGATTAACACAATAACTTAGTTTTAAGCTTACTacgataataataattataatcataagCCAACGAGTGACAGCTAAAGCTTGGTCACAAAGAATTGACAACGTTTGCATAACGCCCGGCCCCTCCCGCTTTCCCAGAGACAGCTCACATGCCCGTATGCTCTCCTTCTGTCCTCTATTGCACACCGATCGTACGTCCACTGCCACCGAATCGTACAAGAGGAAAGCTGCTGCAAGACGCGTGGCGTCTTGAGGCAGTTGGATCGGCGTTGTGGGTTGGGCATATGTTGCTGCAACGACGACCGCTTTTTGATTTAACCGTTGTTGGGTCAACTAACTCGCATCCAACGGCTACTTTGGTTGAGCTAACCAAGCCCGAGCCTTAACACAAAACGTTACTAAACCCTGGAGTTGTATCTATTTACCGTCTCTACCCTAATTGGCTTCCGATAAGTACCACTCTGGGCGTCAGGCAAGGATTACCAAATCGGCGAGCCGGCATCTCTCTCTCGAGAAGGGTAAGACATGGCGTCATCTTCTAGAAGATCCACCTGTCCGGTGCTGACTTCGCGGCGATCGATCTCGCCGGGCTGCGGATCCTCCGCCTTCGCCTCCTCTTCTTCGAGCTTTGCAGCCTGGTCATACGCCTCATTCTTACACCACGACTACCAGCATCACCGTTCTGCCTCCCCCACCCGTGTCCACCTCCTGGGCACCGCCTATACACCGGCCCCGGGCGTACGGTTCACCCTCGACCGATCCACCTCGCCCGGCCGCTCCCTCGCAACCGCGAACAAGCGCTCCTCGGCATCCGTCCGCCGCACCTGCCTTTGCTCCCCTACCACTCACCCCGGATCGTTCCGCTGCAGCCTTCACAAGGGCCTCAGTTCCCGCTCCGCTGCCGTTTCCGCCCCGTCGAACTGCCTCAACGCCCGCCGTTCCGCGATGACGAACTCGCTGGTACGAATCGGGACCGTGGAGGGCGACTGGGTGAAGCGCGCACTTGCAGCCCTTATTCGCCCCTCCTCCCATCAGCAGCGGCGGAGGGTCGACTTCCAACCTCGTCCCAGCCGCCTATCTCGCATGTCTAAGGCCGACGATCCGTAGCTTCCTTCCGCCCTATTGACAGATCTGGAATCAGGTTCGTAAAAGAAAAAAACGAAATCGTAAAAGCAATGTATCATAAACTTTTCCTCATCATGACTGCGAAAGTCGCCAGCTATCAGAGAACATCCTGGAGCTCGGATTTTTTTTTGACTACTTTTTTGTTCAAGTattttttcagcaagaaaggcagGAAAAAGAACTGGGAGTGTGGCGGAGAACAGATCAGATCCGCCCATTTGTACATAATCTTTTGCGGCAGCCGTTGATGGCGCAAATCGAACAAAGGCATAGGAATTGAACTGTGAACACCACCCAAAACAAATCATCTAATTTGGTCTAAAATTATTCATTCAATTTTGAGGGCAGTTCTATGTGACGTTGGGTTATTCGTCGCGCTTTGCAGAGTAGGAATAACGTCTGCGTACGCCCCGTTGTGGTCCCGATATTCTTCCACAACCGTTTGGATTCCGTTGCCGGCCGTTTGAGCGACGTCATCGCATCTTTTAAGGTGTTTGTTTTTGTCCCTTAAGGTAAAGTATTTTGTTGCggattgtttgattttttttattattcttatcATTTAGTTGTCTATAGCGGTCTACTACAGTGTTGGGAATTTGACAACTTTATGATGGAGAAGAACCAAATTGTAAATAACATTTAATTATATCCGAAAAATTTGTAGGTAAAAGGTGAAAAATCGGTGGCGACAAACTGGCGAAAAATTATTATGTGGCGACAAACTGCTCGCAACATAAAAATCGGTGGCGACAAACTGACCGCAAATGACTATAATTTAGTTTAAATTGTTTATATAACTGATGATCGAATAATTAGATACAAAATGTATGTGACTAAAAAGAAAGCTAAATATAAAACTGAAGCGGACACCATGCAAAAAaattttggattaaaaaaaatCCCAAGGATAATTTGGAACAGTCAAAGAAAAGGAATCCCGACCAACCTTTTTGAAGTGATGTGGGCTTTCAATTCAAAGGACAATTTTGAATACGAACGAGGACGACTTTCAGTacaattataagtttttttataatttattaaaaaattaataataaaatttctctaatgatatttttatatttaatttgtaTTAGaggtatttttattaaaattttactaAAATCCTTGAATCGATTTAATTCAAGTCGGATTATTTGGCCTAGTTAGATTCTTGAGGGTTGGGTCAGATATGGGTCCAGTCAATTACGGGTTGACATGATTGAGGGTCGCATTTGTTGCAAGTTGGATCTTGCACTTAAAACATAGGAATTACACTCGGGTTGCATCGAACAAGTGTAATCCTAATGTAGGCGGCGACATCGAGCTTTTGTCCTCTCCAGCAGTTGCACTCGGTTCGTCACTTCTCTGACTTCATCAACAATGATAGTACTTGGTTGTTTCCCTCTTCTTCGACGACAAAGAACTTTCGTCTTCTCTAGTAAATATTGATGGATGTTTTCTCCTCTAGTTATTGTCCACTAATATCTAACTGTTTAGGTGATTTATTGGTTGAATTGTGAAGATGCAAATCAATGTAGTGTAGTATTTTTTTGGGCACTTCAATTGATATAATATAAATTTAGTTTTGAAGATACAATTTGATATAAATTATCTTATGATGATGCAAATTATGGATTATGGATCATGCGCACTTCATGATGTTTGTTATTTGTCTCCCCATCCAATTGATCTGATTTTGCAATACCCAAGTTTCAAATCACAACTATCATGCCAATAGAAGCACAAGTAATATATGGTATTCTCATGTTAttagtttttaaaatatttgttagGATCCTAAAGGCATTAGGGGGAGGGGGTTCAATTAGtgcttttcaaaaattacaatttgaaaattttcattcgatGAAATCTATATTGAAAATacatttaacttagaatgtgTAATTGCAAGAAAAagcataaatagaaatgcaaactagatttatagtggtttggtcgttccGATCTATATTCAATCCCGATTCTTCTTCTCTCGAGGCCACTGgctttcactatcaatcttcttttaatGAGCGAAGATTAACCACCATTTTTACACtcatttctccttttcacaagctcaggAGTGAACCTTCatacctttcttttacaaaagacctcactcttcccttagaaaacttataaatcctaggaggaagagactcaacaatTTAAGAGAGATTATACactttttttctcaagaattcttttttctttctactctttttcttgctgtcccaagcaagaatgagtgtggtatttataggcccaaaatgaattcaaaaatagagctaaaaattcAAATGCCCGAgcttttggggtactggcggtccACCACttgcattgggtggtactatcgcttgccaCCTTGTGcactagtggtactaccacctgacataatatgagagactatgtttgggtggtacctgtTATGATCAAGAACGAcattaagaggggagggggggtgtgaattactgCAGCGGATAGAAATGACAAACTTAAATAACTTCAAAAAACTTCGTGcaatgaaactcttagttcgacgAAAATGTTTTAAAAAGACGTTTGACTCGAAtgagtttgtaagtgagtagagaggaggggattggacagtttgcaatgaagtaaagtagaatgcagcaaaagtaaagtacaCACCAAGAAGagatcatgccaattttatagtgattcggtcgtccgacctacatccactaccgaCACCTCCTCAAATGAGGTCACtggtttccactattgatctttcttgaagggcaaagaCCAATCACCCCTTTATAAAACTTTCACAAGTGGCTTACTCTCCTTTTACAAAATTTCACACTAAAAAACGATGAAGGTGCACTCTCAACTTTTCAAGCTATTTTACTATAGTTTCGGTTCATTTCTGATCACTTCTCTATGCTTTACCAGctgagaagtaaggggtatttatagccctcaattgacttcaaaattagagcaaaaaaatgtcacatcctcgattttcaaggtactagcgataccactgctatTATtgtgtggtactaccgcctaactctCTGACACTAGGCga comes from the Musa acuminata AAA Group cultivar baxijiao chromosome BXJ2-8, Cavendish_Baxijiao_AAA, whole genome shotgun sequence genome and includes:
- the LOC103974562 gene encoding uncharacterized protein LOC103974562 → MASSSRRSTCPVLTSRRSISPGCGSSAFASSSSSFAAWSYASFLHHDYQHHRSASPTRVHLLGTAYTPAPGVRFTLDRSTSPGRSLATANKRSSASVRRTCLCSPTTHPGSFRCSLHKGLSSRSAAVSAPSNCLNARRSAMTNSLVRIGTVEGDWVKRALAALIRPSSHQQRRRVDFQPRPSRLSRMSKADDP